One region of Glycine max cultivar Williams 82 chromosome 9, Glycine_max_v4.0, whole genome shotgun sequence genomic DNA includes:
- the LOC100789806 gene encoding putative ALA-interacting subunit 2, giving the protein MDLDGGCSSTVSTGAQAIPGRSTRHGAFYRFTQQNLPACKPVLTPAAVIATFLLMGFIFIPVGLVTLRASNSVVEIVDRYDIDCVPEDFRSNKVAYIKDDSIAKNCSRLLKVLKPMKAPIYIYYQLDNYYQNHRRYVKSRSDLQLLHGLGYNDTSSCKPLESSHNLPIVPCGLMAWSLFNDTYTFSRGPSELKVNRKNIAWKSDRDHKFGNHVYPFNFQNGTLIGGGKLDPSIPLGDQEDLIVWMRTAALPTFRKLYGRIEEDLDADDVIVVHLENNYNTYSFGGKKKLVLSTSSWLGGKNDFLGVANLFVGAFCILISIIFLLLHVKNPRPYGDTAYLSWNRKNIAS; this is encoded by the exons ATGGATCTTGACGGAGGGTGTTCGTCAACAGTTAGCACAGGAGCACAGGCAATTCCAGGACGTTCAACACGACATGGTG CGTTCTATCGGTTTACACAGCAGAACCTTCCAGCATGTAAACCTGTGCTTACACCTGCAGCA GTCATTGCTACATTTCTATTGATGGGTTTCATTTTCATTCCTGTTGGACTTGTTACACTTCGTGCCTCAAATAGT GTTGTTGAAATTGTGGATAGGTATGACATTGATTGTGTACCTGAAGACTTTAGAAGTAACAAGGTCGCGTATATTAAAGATGACTCAATTGCCAAAAACTGTTCACGATTGTTAAAG GTACTTAAgccaatgaaagcaccaatttACATATATTATCAGCTTGATAACTATTACCAGAACCACCGACG GTATGTCAAAAGTAGAAGTGACCTGCAACTCTTACATGGACTTGGATACAATGACACCAGTTCTTGTAAACCTTTAGAGTCCTCACACAATCTTCCAATTGTACCTTGTGGGTTGATGGCGTGGAGTCTGTTCAATGATACATATACATTCAGTCGTGGGCCATCAGAATTGAAGGTCAATAGGAAGAATATTGCGTGGAAGAGTGATCGTGATCACAAATTTGGAAACCATGTTTACCCATTTAATTTTCAGAATGGGACTTTAATTGGGGGTGGAAAGCTGGATCCAAGTATTCCT CTTGGTGATCAAGAAGATCTCATAGTTTGGATGCGGACTGCTGCTCTCCCTACCTTCCGAAAGTTATATGGTAGAATTGAAGAGGATTTGGATGCAGATGATGTCATAGTAGTCCACCTAGAGAATAACTATAACACTTACAGTTTTGGAGGAAAGAAGAAGCTTGTTCTATCAACATCAAGCTGGCTGGGTGGAAAAAATGACTTCCTTGGAGTTGCCAATTTATTTGTTGGTGCCTTCTGTATATTAATCTCCATCATCTTCCTGTTGCTTCATGTGAAAAATCCTAG ACCTTATGGGGACACGGCCTACTTATCTTGGAATAGGAAAAACATTGCTAGCTGA